TCACATGTACACAGACCTGTGttcaatatatatgtatatatactgttgaagtcagaattattagcccccctgtttattttttttttccccaatttctgccttatggagagaagattttttttcagcacatttaataactcatttctaataactgatttattttattatgacagTGAgcaatatttaactagatatttttcaagacttctatacagcttaaagtgatatttaaaggcttatttaggttaattaggttaactaggcaggttagggtaattaggcaagttattttatagtgatggtttgttctgtacactatcaaaaaaaattgcttaaaggggctaataattttgaccttaaaatggctttttaaaaaaattcaaaactgcttttattctagccgaaataaaacaaataagactttccagaagaaaaaaatattatcagacatactgtgaaaatttccttgctctgtcaaacattatttggggaaaaaaagatcaaaaggaggctaataattttgacttcaactgtatatatttataaagcttTTCACCTCTGGCTGTTCTTCCTCTGCATTTGTGTACATTATTGATTAATATAACAAAtcgattataattttattaagaTAAAAAAGACTTCGAGAAGTGATTAAACCACTTCCTATTTTTAGAAATATCTGAAAAACACTTCATGAGCCACATTTTGCAGTTCATGCTCCtgtatgttattgtaaaggacATTAATATGTTggtattttaatattcatattaagaGCAtgtatttttaaagggatagttcatccaaaactcatttactcactgttcATATGTTCCAAACcagttactttcttctgttgaagacaaaaaaatattttgaagaaagctggaaacctgtatctATAGACTTCCTCAGTACACAATAAAGagtaacagaataaagaaacttataaaggtttggaaccgctTAAGAAGTAAAtgctaaataattattttattaattaagttccttttcatttttgtgtgaactatccctttaacatgtaTGTTAACATGGGGGGAGTGCATTTTAACTTTTGGTAGTCTGCCATCACCATGCAGTAATTATCAGTTGAGCAGGAACAGGAGTGTTTTCATCCTGCAGAACATGCACAAATAATGTGCTCCTGTGCTCTCTTGTATGCAATTAGCAGACAGGCTTTCATTAATCTCCAGAGGATCTGTCAATTTGATGATTCTCTTCTGCTATTAGCATGCATAGATGAGTTAAGATCATACTGCTTCAAAACACTGAACTCCGTGTGAAACTGCACTCTCAGGGCTCACTGTAATGCTGAAGTGGTGTTTTGTCAGGAGTTTTTGCTTAAGGGCTATCCATGGCttgtttgaccaaaaaaaaaggttattttatttatttattttttcagtcagTGGAAAACCGTTCTTCATAGTGTCTAGTTTTTCTCACCGCTGGCTGTTCGGCTGGCAGGGTTGCCGCTACTATGGCTGGGCCGGATTCTTCTTTGGATGTGGAAGTCTGATTACTATGACTATCGTCAGCTTTGACCGCTACTTGAAAATCTGCCATTTAAGATAtggtaatctatctatctatctatctatctatctatctatctatctatctatctatctatctgtctgtctgtctgtctgtctgtctgtctgtctgtctgtctgtctgtctgtctgtctgtctgtctgtctgtctgtctgtctgtctgtctgtctgtctgtctgtctgtctgtctgtctgtctgtctgtctgtctgtctgtctgtctgtctgtcaaacaaaacagaacagaacagaacagaacagaacagaacaaaaaagtCTTTAATCTAGGCTTAAAGATGATGATGGAATGTGCTTATATTATTGACGGTGGTAAAGCGTTCCAAAGCCTGGGGGCTGCAATTAAGAAAGTCCAATCTCCCTTACATTTAAGTCTTGATTTGGGGATACACAGCAGATCCTGATTGGAGGACTGAAGGGATCTTGTTGGCTGATACCAAGTCAGTAGCTGACAGAGGTAAACGAAAGTCATATCGTttagagattaaaaaaaatagtaacatTTGAAATTCAACTTTAAAATGAACAGTAATGAACAAAGGATTGGCGTTCTGTCATGACCACTCTCGGGATTaagtatggtaatgaatatgtatatagcattgttgatgtgtttggtctttGCAGTATAGATCAGCTACActgctactgctgctgctgctttgattattatagCAGAGCAAGTACCGAGACTTGCTATTGCCAGTATATTCACAGACATACCATATAAAAATATAACCCGCTGCATCTGGataatatttatttaacccaTCATGATATATATGTAACCCCaatagcagatctaaacacaagTGGAGCTGGGGTAAAAAAGAGGATCTCCGAAAACATGCTGCAACCTAATACCGTTTTCACACCAGATGTGACGTGTGAATAAATCGTGATATTTGCACATAAAttgacgcgtgaacattttgagtttacttgcttcattcgccagtcaaattcacttcacaatagatgcagattcgcatcatgggtggAGCCTCTGTCTGCTCGGTGACTCTaatttcattgctaaatggctaaaatGGTTTTTATCGAGAGATTAACTGTGCTTTATGTGAtttaggaagactgaaaaacagcgtagattcattTGACGCCATGTCTATTTGTTTAGAGTCCTCTAGATCCTTTCTGAAGTGCACCCAGCTGTGTGAACTTATTAACtgctccagaaactatacctggatgtgTTGACTGGTTGTTGTCTGGTCTCGGCAGGAGGATTTCACTACAGGCTCTACGTTATAATCACGCCCATACGAGAGCAAACTCCTAATTGGTTAACGCAGTGCGTATGTCCGTTAAAATTCAGATTTTCCAATTCGAACGATTTGCGCCATTTGTGCGTTAAGCACATCAAATGTGCAAAATGTGTTGCCTGTATCGTACCGCAGGATGCCTATTCGTGTCTTCGCATTGacttaagggggtcgcacactggaTGCGCCACTCAGCACCATACCATGACGCGccatgcagcgccatgcattttagaattaaaAACATAGATTTCGTTCAGGGTACGCACACCAGCGCCACAAGTaagcggctgtccgcggcgcctagttacaactcaggacactgttcatatttctgccacaccacagagcgccatctgaacaatttcatattaaataacattcgaatgtgtgtgtctggtgtGCAACACTTCCAATTGTCATGTGCACACTGTGTTGCGGCACTGAGCAGctcatccggtgtgcgaccccctttactgtaacatgtaaatcactcgagcttgacgcttcatccacgtctggtgtgaacgcaccattacATCATAGAGCGACACTGAGCATTGTCAAGGAGTAAGCTCATTGACTGCTGAGGCAACAGCAAACAATCTCCTGAGCAATGTAGTTAATGACGAAGGAGTAGATTAGATGACCTATCACCCTACGCACACATACTTTCATGACAGAAATTGTATTAATTTGCTCCATCTATGTAGTTACTGTCTGAAGACGGGTCACTGTATTTTAAACAATTTGTAACCTGGCTAGAGCTGATTGactaatctgtctgtctgtctgtctgtctgtctgtctgtctgtctatctatctatctatctatctatctatctgtctgtctgtctgtctgtctgtctgtctgtctgcctgtctgtctgtctgtctgtctgtcaaactAGCTTGACTAAGATGACTTTACTCTGCCACCAGGCACTTGGTTGAAGCGTCATCATGCTTTCCTCTCAGTGGTTTTCACTTGGGTTTATGCTGCATTCTGGGCCACCATGCCAGTGGTGGGCTGGGGTAACTACGCACCTGAGCCGTTTGGCACCTCTTGCACACTGGACTGGTGGTTGGCACAGGCCTCAGTGTCTGGCCAGAGCTTTGTGATGTGTATGCTATTCTTCTGCCTCATCCTCCCCACCGGCATCATCGTCTTCTCCTACGTCAAGATCATCTTCAAGGTGAAATCCTCAGCCAAAGAAGTCTCTCACTTCGACACTCGGAATAAGAACAACCACAGTCTGGAGATGAAGCTGACTAAGgtttgcatgttttattaatcaGAAATGCCGTGTGGAAATATCATCGTCATATTTGATGTTGTTCTACTTTTGTACTCCAGGTGGCGATGTTGATCTGTGCAGGGTTTTTGATAGCCTGGATCCCGTATGCTGTGGTGTCAGTGGTGTCTGCTTTTGGAGAACCTGATTCAGTGCCTA
Above is a genomic segment from Danio aesculapii chromosome 20, fDanAes4.1, whole genome shotgun sequence containing:
- the opn5 gene encoding opsin-5, with amino-acid sequence MENETSISSGYIPHYLLRGDPFASKLSKEADIVAAFYILIIGILSATGNGYVMYMTAKRKTKLKPPEIMTLNLAIFDFGISVSGKPFFIVSSFSHRWLFGWQGCRYYGWAGFFFGCGSLITMTIVSFDRYLKICHLRYGTWLKRHHAFLSVVFTWVYAAFWATMPVVGWGNYAPEPFGTSCTLDWWLAQASVSGQSFVMCMLFFCLILPTGIIVFSYVKIIFKVKSSAKEVSHFDTRNKNNHSLEMKLTKVAMLICAGFLIAWIPYAVVSVVSAFGEPDSVPIPVSVVPTLLAKSSAMYNPIIYQVIGCKEKCAKSCCFQAWRKKKPSKTSRFYTIAGSIKQRPANEVSIEI